From a single Saccharomyces kudriavzevii IFO 1802 strain IFO1802 genome assembly, chromosome: 15 genomic region:
- the IRC10 gene encoding Irc10p (similar to Saccharomyces cerevisiae IRC10 (YOL015W)) produces the protein MFIEYSRLPGFESINVSFSRGMLRLARFANFPSHKEKLQYFKLLAGPNKYIQQISAGDFKEHPDEVNYIYIILISILQMEECMPVLVQCPTVYWVRFDWPGKEVVNTFHFASQTLTSAFNAVFTPYFEIMKKVTAKIKVNMLLFAEPRANLNNLLIKHFHDLIYESNKDETTSETILYLRTNVNIPNVFLKNKKAVFHGDSVKIGKFIGQFLSFSFKRQVKWSKLDSVDSFEITAVNYKVLVNWEKTPRKVFLPLNSDTENLRYRLKTKFNKEGRGVITAKTIKKQSSDENACINQSYSVEFPNSTSAKTEYLLKSNFSLQKINRSNDPVLQELKLNDTFSLQKETLSGEKTAFTNEMPHPIAAINGGSALGDIKYPSTLQNKSVCSGIGKTISKRTANWISSNPAPDPYGKTSAFLGNMCPDLKDLPKLAPSNSVKLLSPNPILGPEQSVGSLMIRINPKNEQKHVSFPRNYGRFKNILTRGGIKIKSCRLNQDAHVRDEREDLLQGHSTFQNKTREKFKRLTNDLHRVTNALRAAKENWDENSSRSSVH, from the coding sequence ATGTTCATTGAATATTCCAGATTACCAGGGTTCGAAAGCATCAATGTATCATTTTCCAGGGGCATGCTAAGACTGGCCAGATTTGCCAATTTTCCCAGTCATAAGGAGAAGTTGCAATACTTCAAACTCCTCGCGGGTCCTAACAAATACATTCAGCAAATCAGCGCCGGCGATTTTAAAGAGCATCCAGATGAGGTAAATTACATCTACATTATACTAATATCTATATTACAAATGGAAGAGTGTATGCCAGTTCTTGTTCAGTGCCCAACCGTTTATTGGGTACGATTTGACTGGCCTGGAAAAGAAGTTGTAAATACATTTCATTTTGCCAGCCAAACATTGACGAGTGCTTTCAATGCTGTTTTCACTCCctattttgaaataatgaaaaaggtCACTGCGAAGATCAAAGTGAACATGTTGCTCTTCGCAGAGCCTCGTGCAAATTTAAACAATTTACTTATCAAACATTTTCATGATCTTATTTATGAAAGTAACAAGGATGAAACTACGAGTGAGACAATCTTATATCTGAGAACTAATGTCAATATTCCGAatgtttttcttaaaaACAAGAAGGCGGTTTTCCATGGTGACTCTGTGAAGATTGGAAAATTTATCGGCCAATTCTTGAGCTTTTCATTTAAACGACAAGTAAAGTGGTCAAAGCTAGATTCTGTAGATTCATTTGAAATTACTGCAGTAAACTATAAAGTATTGGTCAATTGGGAAAAAACCCCGAgaaaagtttttcttcctctaaATAGTGACACAGAGAACCTGCGCTATAGATTGAAAACGAAATTTAATAAAGAAGGACGGGGCGTTATCACAGCAAAGACGATCAAAAAGCAATCTAGCGATGAAAACGCCTGCATCAATCAGTCGTATTCCGTCGAGTTTCCAAACTCAACTTCGGCAAAGACGGAATATCTACTGAAAAGTAATTTTTCTCtgcaaaaaattaataGAAGCAACGATCCTGTCCTCCAGGAGCTTAAATTGAACGATACGTTTTCAttacaaaaagaaactctCTCCGGTGAAAAAACTGCCTTTACAAACGAAATGCCGCATCCAATTGCAGCTATTAACGGTGGGAGCGCCTTAGGCGATATTAAATATCCATCAACACTGCAAAATAAAAGCGTATGCTCTGGAATTGGAAAGACAATCTCAAAAAGGACAGCGAATTGGATTAGCTCAAACCCAGCTCCTGATCCGTATGGTAAAACTTCAGCGTTCTTAGGCAATATGTGCCCTGACTTGAAAGATCTTCCGAAATTGGCGCCTTCTAACAGTGTCAAATTACTTTCACCAAATCCTATCCTTGGCCCAGAACAAAGTGTAGGAAGTCTCATGATAAGAATCAATCCTAAAAATGAGCAGAAGCATGTCAGTTTTCCGAGAAACTACGGACGTTTTAAAAACATACTGACGAGAGGAGGTATCAAGATCAAGTCATGTCGTCTCAACCAGGACGCTCATGTAAGGGACGAAAGGGAGGATTTGTTACAAGGACACTCAACTTTTCAGAATAAAACCAgggaaaaattcaaacgATTAACGAATGACTTGCACAGAGTTACAAATGCGCTCAGAGCTGCCAAAGAAAACTGGGATGAAAATAGTTCGAGGAGCTCCGTTCATTGA
- the CMK2 gene encoding calmodulin-dependent protein kinase CMK2 (similar to Saccharomyces cerevisiae CMK1 (YFR014C) and CMK2 (YOL016C); ancestral locus Anc_1.374), with translation MPKESEFINSEFHIDVQDPEHLNGHPVAKFINKLSGQPESYVNRTNYIFGRTLGAGSFGVVRQARKLSTNEDVAIKILLKKALQGNNVQLQMLYEELSILQKLSHPNIVAFKDWFESKDKFYIVTQLATGGELFDRILSRGKFTEVDAVEIVVQILGAVEYMHSKNVVHRDLKPENVLYVDKSENSPLVIADFGIAKQLKGKEDLIYKAAGSLGYVAPEVLTQDGHGKPCDIWSIGVITYTLLCGYSPFIAESVEGFMEECTAYRYPVTFHMPYWDSISVDAKHFILKALRLDPADRPTATELLDDPWITSKRVETSNILPDVKRGFSLRKKLRDAIEIVKLNNRIKRLRNMYLLGDDGDNDIEENSLNGIALDGVTNSLNDLRLQTQKKAGELTEEQMKLKSALTKDAFVQIVKAATKNKHKVLAGEEEDDSEKTEEDNQKSDSKDRN, from the coding sequence ATGCCTAAGGAGTCGGAGTTTATAAATTCGGAATTCCATATAGATGTCCAAGATCCAGAACATCTAAACGGCCATCCTGTAGCgaaatttatcaacaaattaAGCGGCCAGCCTGAATCTTACGTCAATAGAACCAATTATATTTTTGGTCGGACTCTGGGTGCTGGATCCTTCGGTGTTGTCAGGCAGGCAAGGAAACTGTCCACAAATGAAGATGTAGCCATtaaaattcttttgaaaaaggcatTGCAGGGAAACAATGTCCAATTGCAAATGCTTTATGAAGAGCTATCAATTCTTCAGAAGTTGAGCCATCCCAATATTGTTGCTTTTAAAGATTGGTTCGAGTCGAAGGATAAATTTTATATAGTCACTCAGTTAGCCACTGGTGGTGAACTGTTTGATAGGATTCTCTCCAGAGGAAAGTTCACAGAAGTGGATGCTGTTGAAATTGTAGTTCAGATACTTGGTGCTGTGGAGTATATGCATTCTAAAAATGTGGTTCATAGGGACTTGAAGCCTGAGAATGTTTTGTACGTTGACAAATCAGAAAATTCACCTTTGGTGATTGCGGATTTCGGTATAGCGAAACAGctgaaaggaaaagaggATCTGATATACAAAGCGGCCGGCTCGTTGGGTTACGTGGCGCCAGAAGTGCTTACACAAGATGGACATGGTAAACCCTGTGACATATGGTCAATTGGCGTCATTACTTATACTTTATTATGCGGTTACTCTCCATTCATTGCCGAAAGCGTTGAAGGGTTCATGGAAGAATGTACGGCTTATAGATACCCGGTAACTTTCCACATGCCGTACTGGGATAGCATATCCGTTGATGCAAAGCATTTCATCTTGAAAGCGTTGAGACTAGATCCGGCCGATAGACCAACGGCTACAGAACTATTAGACGATCCATGGATCACCTCAAAGAGAGTTGAAACTAGTAATATTTTACCAGACGTTAAGAGAGGGTTCTCTTTGCGTAAGAAATTGCGTGATGCTATTGAAATAGTTAAGCTCAATAACAGAATTAAGAGACTAAGAAACATGTACTTGTTGGGGgatgatggtgataatgatatAGAAGAGAACTCTTTAAATGGAATCGCCCTGGATGGCGTCACGAACTCCTTGAATGATTTACGTTTACAAACCCAAAAGAAAGCGGGAGAACTTACGGAGGAACAGATGAAATTAAAATCTGCATTGACGAAAGATGCCTTCGTTCAAATCGTTAAGGCTGCGACAAAAAACAAGCATAAAGTTTTGGCAGGCGAGGAAGAGGACGATAGCGAgaaaacagaagaagacaATCAGAAGTCGGATTCAAAGGATAGAAACTAG
- the TLG2 gene encoding t-SNARE syntaxin TLG2 (similar to Saccharomyces cerevisiae TLG2 (YOL018C); ancestral locus Anc_1.372) — translation MFRDRTNLFLSYRRTFPHNITFPSRAPLGDDRDIEMGSYPMADLSHDISARLMDERENKDTSHSDALPPIFIDIAQDVDDYLLEVRRLSEQLARVYRKNSLPGFDDKSHDEALIEDLSFKVIQILQKCYGVMKRLKTIHNSQFVGGKQLSREELIILDNLQKTYAEKIQTESNKFRVLQNNYLKFLNKDDLKPIRNSRANTEDTLLLDDEEGEAAREKREGLDIEDYSKRTLQRQQQLHDTTAEAYLRERDEEITQLARGVLEVSTIFREMQDLVIDQGTIVDRIDYNLENTVVELKSADKELNKATHYQKRTQKCKVILLLTLCVIALFFFVMLKPHGGGGGGNSHDSNNSSNGKNNGHSNDEDKELPAAVEVSDPSNKAPNAPSLMDEEFTVSDGDFRP, via the coding sequence ATGTTTAGAGATAGGACTAACTTATTCTTATCGTACCGCAGGACTTTCCCGCATAATATAACCTTTCCATCCAGGGCACCCTTGGGAGATGATCGAGATATTGAAATGGGTTCGTATCCGATGGCGGATTTGTCCCACGATATATCGGCCAGATTAATGGACGAACGAGAAAATAAGGATACAAGTCATAGTGATGCGTTACCGCCCATATTCATTGATATAGCGCAGGATGTCGATGATTATCTTTTAGAAGTGAGACGATTAAGCGAACAGCTGGCAAGGGTTTATAGGAAGAACTCACTGCCCGGATTTGACGATAAGAGCCATGACGAGGCGTTGATTGAAGATTTAAGTTTCAAAGTCATTCAGATACTACAGAAATGTTACGGAGTTATGAAACGGTTAAAAACAATACATAACTCTCAGTTTGTAGGTGGGAAGCAACTAAGTCGAGAAGAGTTGATCATACTAGACAATTTACAAAAGACGTACGCAGAAAAGATACAAACTGAAAGTAACAAGTTTAGAGTATTACAAAACAATtacttgaaatttttgaataaggATGATTTAAAACCTATTCGTAATAGCAGAGCCAATACTGAAGATACGCTGTTAttggatgatgaagaaggagaGGCAGCAAGAGAAAAGCGAGAAGGCCTCGATATCGAGGACTATTCAAAAAGAACGTTGCAGAGGCAGCAACAGCTGCATGACACCACTGCAGAAGCATATTTGAGAGAACGCGACGAAGAGATTACTCAATTGGCAAGGGGTGTGTTGGAAGTGAGTACCATTTTCAGGGAAATGCAAGATTTGGTTATTGACCAGGGGACCATTGTGGATAGGATAGATTATAATCTGGAGAATACAGTGGTGGAATTGAAAAGTGCAGATAAGGAGTTGAATAAGGCTACACATTACCAAAAGAGAACCCAGAAATGTAAAGTTATCCTACTACTTACATTGTGTGTAATTgcattgtttttcttcgtcatGTTGAAACCACATGGTGGGGGCGGTGGCGGTAATAGCCATGATAGTAATAATAGCAGTAACGGTAAAAATAATGGCCatagtaatgatgaagataagGAGTTACCTGCAGCTGTTGAGGTCAGCGACCCCTCTAATAAGGCCCCGAATGCACCTTCTTTGATGGATGAGGAATTCACCGTTTCAGATGGCGATTTTAGACCATGA
- the HRD1 gene encoding E3 ubiquitin-protein ligase HRD1 (similar to Saccharomyces cerevisiae HRD1 (YOL013C); ancestral locus Anc_6.45) → MVPENRRKQLIVFIVVTYLLTFYCVYSATKTSVSFLQVTLKLNEGFNLMVLSIFILLNSTLLWQLLTKLLFGELRLIEHEHIFERLPFTIINTLFMSSMFHERYFFTVAFFGLLLLYLKVFHWILKDRLEALLQSINDSTTMKNLILSRFSFNLVLLAVVDFQILIRCISSIYTNQNIDIISTSLYLMQVMEFTMLLIDLLNLFLQTCLNFWEFYRSQQSQSNESNHIVHDDTPNGVGFEEAHAVLNDDDDDDRQFTGLEGKFMYEKAIDVFTRFLKTALHLSMLIPFRMPLMLLKDVVWDVLALYQSGTSLWKIWRNNKQLDDALITVTAEQLQNSANEDNICIICMDELMHSQADQTWKNKNKKPKRLPCGHILHLSCLKNWMERSQTCPICRLSVFDEKGNVVQSTFTSNTGTTSTNTTVTGATSATINRQVFTNQTELLPTRTTSPDVGIIPNHNINTLASRSTSTSTSSTMWYTFPLQQTDDDSNESKCSTYEFLMTNSNEKEDRIPVKLTVESHEVNSLQGGEEVQGTQKRIVIPDKFIQHI, encoded by the coding sequence atGGTGCCCGAGAATAGAAGGAAACAACTCATTGTATTCATAGTCGTTACATATTTGTTAACGTTCTATTGTGTGTATTCAGCTACCAAGACAAGCGTCTCCTTTTTGCAAGTAACATTGAAGCTAAATGAAGGTTTCAATTTAATGGTTTTGTCGATATTCATCTTATTAAACTCTACTTTACTATGGCAGCTCCTAACGAAACTATTATTCGGCGAATTAAGGCTTATTGAACATGAAcacatttttgaaagactgCCATTCACCATCATAAACACACTGTTTATGTCCTCGATGTTCCACgaaagatatttttttacagtGGCATTCTTCGgattattattactgtaTTTGAAAGTATTCCATTGGATCCTGAAGGATAGGTTGGAGGCTCTGTTACAGTCCATTAATGATTCTAccacaatgaaaaatcttatCCTTAGTAGGTTCTCATTCAATCTCGTACTATTGGCGGTTGtagattttcaaattttaaTACGTTGCATTTCATCCATATACACAAATCAGAACATTGATATCATCTCCACCTCCCTTTATTTGATGCAAGTAATGGAATTTACAATGCTATTGATCGATTTGCTCAATCTGTTCTTGCAAACttgtttgaatttttgggAATTTTACCGCTCACAACAAAGTCAATCTAACGAAAGCAACCACATTGTTCACGATGATACTCCAAATGGAGTCGGTTTTGAAGAAGCCCATGCAGTGCTtaatgacgacgatgatgacgataGACAATTTACCGGCCTTGAAGGCAAGTTCATGTACGAAAAGGCGATTGACGTTTTCACCAGATTCTTGAAAACTGCGCTGCATTTGTCGATGCTAATACCGTTTAGAATGCCTTTGATGCTTTTGAAAGACGTAGTATGGGACGTCTTAGCATTATATCAAAGCGGTACAAGCCTATGGAAAATATGGAGAAACAATAAACAGCTTGACGATGCCCTTATCACTGTTACCGCAGAGCAATTACAAAATTCTGCAAATGAAGATAATATCTGTATTATTTGCATGGACGAATTAATGCATTCTCAAGCCGACCAAACGTGGAAAAATAAGAacaagaaaccaaaaagaTTACCTTGCGGCCATATACTTCATTTATCGTGCTTAAAGAATTGGATGGAGCGCTCGCAAACTTGCCCTATTTGCAGATTATCTGTCTTCGATGAAAAGGGTAATGTTGTCCAAAGCACTTTTACCTCCAATACTGGTACCACCAGCACCAACACTACTGTCACGGGTGCAACTAGTGCAACAATAAATCGACAAGTTTTCACAAACCAGACAGAGCTACTCccaacaagaacaacatCTCCTGATGTGGGAATAATTCCTAACCACAATATAAATACACTAGCATCAAGGTCAACCTCGACGTCTACGTCATCTACCATGTGGTACACTTTCCCGCTGCAGCAAACTGATGATGATTCCAATGAATCAAAGTGTTCCACTTACGAATTTTTAATGACAAATtccaatgaaaaagaagatagGATTCCAGTCAAATTAACAGTAGAAAGCCATGAAGTAAACTCCCTGCAGGGTGGTGAGGAGGTACAAGGTACCCAAAAGAGAATTGTCATACCCGATAAATTTATCCAGCATATTTAG
- the HTZ1 gene encoding histone H2AZ (similar to Saccharomyces cerevisiae HTZ1 (YOL012C); ancestral locus Anc_6.43), producing the protein MSGKAHGGKGKSGAKDGGSLRSQSSSARAGLQFPVGRIKRYLKRHATGRTRVGSKAAIYLTAVLEYLTAEVLELAGNAAKDLKVKRITPRHLQLAIRGDDELDSLIRATIASGGVLPHINKALLLKVEKKGNKK; encoded by the coding sequence ATGTCCGGAAAAGCTCATGGAGGTAAAGGTAAATCAGGCGCCAAAGATGGTGGCTCATTGAGGTCTCAGTCTTCCTCGGCAAGAGCAGGTTTGCAGTTCCCTGTCGGTAGAATCAAGCGTTATTTGAAGAGGCATGCTACTGGTCGAACAAGAGTAGGGTCTAAAGCCGCCATTTATTTGACTGCCGTTTTGGAATACCTAACTGCGGAAGTGCTAGAGCTGGCTGGTAACGCAGCTAAGGATCTAAAAGTCAAGAGAATTACCCCAAGACATTTGCAATTGGCTATCAGAGGTGACGATGAACTGGATTCTTTGATTAGAGCCACAATTGCCTCAGGTGGTGTCTTGCCTCATATAAATAAGGCTCTATTATtaaaagtggaaaaaaagggtaataaaaaataa
- the ESC8 gene encoding Esc8p (similar to Saccharomyces cerevisiae IOC3 (YFR013W) and ESC8 (YOL017W); ancestral locus Anc_1.373): protein MTEIIDIELVDDFVNKPIVKQHQNKLSKPKAKKRGQLTFDDFRNIKIVEKPVVLSHIGSIDESLDAATHTNKRENDEDVNDEAFQTKRSKTNIMGKHSNIKTHPNDVTKTELINVNINNSNRPLYTLNWSPNIPLRFSDSRKFVAEGTVMKREWAPPLCVSLPYAGDIMKVLSFIVKFKSAFTEDLLNLSFQDVEIGLELAATEHSIEDIRLCQNKMNLLFCVLLRTLFNSDKGTENHSHKNFTLERFLSLKDPYAKLAGKLRTGVQEWGLPQEWRDSNDLLYILNIGKHGLLTMKPLDRIILLRSMIDWNCSYSSVFHSEIQRFTHLKGDTGYSHQTFHVARFTMCGAESALDSFQVLCSLMNQKLENRRKRKSQDESKLNEINEQIKYLKDVRKSLDERPITDKLQATIKVNEQWNKYFANELSHTPIDDPMADEIYRLRSSEFMIARIPKFGDFYLPPFRIRNNYDSVNTTYNFNEMGTYVDYYMKFKKKNTMALNKPPARIARMENNCQIKLICNDTSACIRDLLSNDASLAKASRWFEVSGDLDSLTGFIQYLESISSLKENIVDDTKKGIDNLIEFLKIFSIFISETIQTITDANTESILRRHPRINSRQIRKNNYSADVDSDKEGEITNDSEVDDDYDSEYSSDENRSKKKNGSRASEYPEKIEIDSEANDQGVNYSDIEIFSEPVRDQHNDSREKRNLRRNARRNLPC, encoded by the coding sequence ATGACAGAAATTATTGATATAGAACTAGTCGATGACTTCGTTAACAAACCTATTGTGAAGCAACACCAGAACAAGTTATCAAAACCTAAGGCCAAGAAAAGGGGCCAATTGACTTTTGATGATTTCCgaaatatcaaaattgTCGAGAAGCCTGTTGTCCTTTCTCATATTGGTTCCATTGATGAGTCGCTCGATGCTGCTACCCATACCAATAAGCGTGAGAACGACGAAGATGTCAATGATGAAGCTTTTCAAACCAAAAGATCAAAGACAAACATTATGGGTAAACATTCTAATATCAAAACTCACCCAAACGACGTTACTAAGACAGAATTGATTAATGtcaatatcaataatagtaatagaCCATTATATACCCTAAATTGGTCACCCAATATTCCTCTACGATTTTCTGACAGCCGAAAGTTTGTGGCTGAAGGGACAGTAATGAAGAGGGAGTGGGCGCCTCCTCTTTGCGTTTCACTTCCATACGCAGGCGATATTATGAAAGTTCTTTCGTTTATTGTCAAATTTAAATCGGCCTTCACCGAAGATTTATTAAATTTGTCATTTCAGGATGTGGAAATTGGTTTAGAATTAGCTGCGACTGAACATTCTATAGAGGATATCAGGCTCTGTCAGAATAAAATGAACCTTCTATTTTGCGTCCTGTTAAGGACATTGTTTAATTCGGACAAAGGAACAGAGAATCACTCACACAAGAATTTCACGCTAGAGAGGTTTCTTAGTTTGAAGGATCCATACGCGAAATTGGCCGGCAAGCTTAGAACAGGAGTACAGGAATGGGGCTTGCCTCAAGAGTGGCGTGATAGCAATGATTTATTATATATCTTGAACATCGGTAAACATGGCTTGTTGACCATGAAGCCATTAGATAGGATAATCCTATTAAGAAGCATGATCGATTGGAATTGTAGTTACTCATCCGTCTTCCACAGCGAAATTCAGAGGTTTACTCATTTAAAAGGCGATACCGGATATAGTCATCAAACTTTTCATGTTGCCAGGTTTACTATGTGTGGAGCCGAAAGTGCGTTAGACAGTTTTCAGGTGTTGTGTTCTTTGATGAatcaaaaactggaaaaccgaaggaagaggaaatcTCAAGACGAGAGTAAATTAAATGAGATCAATGagcaaataaaatatttaaAGGATGTCCGAAAGTCACTGGATGAAAGGCCGATTACGGACAAGTTACAAGCCACCATCAAAGTCAATGAACAATGGAACAAGTATTTTGCGAATGAATTATCGCACACACCAATTGATGATCCTATGGCGGATGAAATTTACAGGTTAAGATCATCGGAGTTTATGATCGCGAGGATCCCAAAGTTTGGAGATTTTTATTTGCCACCATTTCGCATTCGCAACAATTATGATTCAGTCAATACCACATacaatttcaatgaaatggGGACTTATGTTGACTACTATATgaagttcaagaagaaaaatacaatggCGCTGAATAAACCGCCTGCAAGAATTGCACGAATGGAAAACAACTGTCAAATCAAGCTTATATGTAACGATACTTCGGCATGCATCCGTGACTTACTTTCCAATGACGCTAGTTTGGCTAAGGCGTCACGTTGGTTTGAAGTTTCAGGAGATCTGGACTCTTTGACTGGCTTCATTCAGTATTTAGAAAGCATATCGTCACTTAAGGAAAATATCGTAGACGATACAAAGAAAGGCATAGACAATTTAATcgaattcttgaaaattttcagtatATTCATAAGTGAAACCATTCAAACTATTACGGATGCCAATACAGAAAGTATTTTGCGACGTCATCCACGAATAAACTCACGCCAAATACGCAAAAACAATTATTCAGCCGATGTAGATAGCGACAAAGAAGGTGAAATCACAAATGACAGTGAGgttgatgatgattatGATTCAGAATATTCCAGTGATGAGAAtagatcaaaaaaaaaaaatggcagtAGGGCAAGTGAATatcctgaaaaaattgaaattgacaGTGAGGCTAATGATCAGGGTGTGAATTACAGTGATATAGAAATCTTCTCAGAGCCAGTGAGAGACCAGCACAATGATTCTAgggaaaagagaaatttgAGGCGTAACGCCAGAAGAAACCTACCCTGttga
- the SKDI15G1420 gene encoding uncharacterized protein (similar to Saccharomyces cerevisiae YOL014W): MSNSSLSTTSSLPSNGTAALYCGNMGVMDISEASGYPDAFWACGAGYESAFATLTKTSTIIYSANMPTSSRNPSVLNCGYQTTINAAESAWSPIDYWNCGRTYARDYALSDALSLKPTNLLQYFLFALFIICIIL, from the coding sequence ATGTCAAATTCCTCCCTTTCCACTACATCTTCACTACCATCAAATGGGACCGCTGCACTTTATTGTGGTAACATGGGAGTTATGGATATAAGCGAAGCAAGTGGATATCCAGATGCTTTTTGGGCTTGTGGTGCCGGATATGAAAGTGCATTCGCAACGTTGACTAAAACATCGACCATCATATACTCAGCTAACATGCCAACTTCTTCCAGGAATCCGAGTGTATTAAACTGTGGCTATCAGACGACAATCAATGCTGCAGAGAGTGCTTGGTCCCCTATCGACTATTGGAATTGTGGCAGAACATATGCAAGAGATTATGCTCTGTCCGATGCTCTTTCATTGAAACCAACTAATTTACTACAGTACTTTCTATTTGCTTTATTCATTATCTGCATCATACTATGa